In Pseudomonadota bacterium, one DNA window encodes the following:
- a CDS encoding porin has product MKKVLLATTAIFGAALFSQAALANNIQVTTGGHLEFTAGVFDADTTDSSDRDFQTEAQIFVRADAKADNGLEYGAHIEFENEEDTVGAGGGDMIALHKGYLWLAGSWGKVEMGDERGPSHKLAVGAPTVQGYGQIDWMKDDGASYIDYLFAGTVGVHAVDNVNATKIAYYTPNFSGFQAGIAYTPELDEGQNVVTSETTTATNFYEDWIEVAANYTYDFGNWGLKIGGSVATADAKDGSGIEDFTAWGLGAQVSLGGFTVGGGYVDNDEFNVADGADDDANGWNLGLTYETGPLAVGVSWLSADEGANIFGDTMEDYDAFGAGMTYAVAPGLVAQADLMFVNADDVTRAGAGTTDDEDGWVFMLGTRMTF; this is encoded by the coding sequence ATGAAAAAAGTTCTTCTTGCAACAACGGCCATCTTTGGCGCCGCCCTGTTCTCACAGGCAGCGCTGGCCAACAACATCCAGGTCACCACAGGCGGTCACCTGGAGTTCACAGCCGGTGTCTTTGACGCTGACACAACCGATTCTTCTGACCGTGATTTCCAGACGGAAGCCCAGATCTTCGTCCGTGCGGATGCCAAGGCTGACAACGGCCTGGAATACGGCGCCCATATCGAGTTCGAAAACGAAGAAGACACTGTCGGCGCTGGTGGTGGCGATATGATCGCCCTCCACAAGGGCTATCTCTGGCTGGCCGGCAGCTGGGGCAAAGTGGAAATGGGCGATGAAAGAGGCCCCTCCCACAAGCTGGCCGTTGGCGCTCCGACAGTCCAGGGTTATGGGCAGATCGACTGGATGAAAGACGATGGCGCCAGCTATATCGACTACCTGTTCGCCGGTACGGTTGGTGTACATGCAGTTGATAACGTCAATGCAACCAAAATTGCATACTACACGCCGAACTTCTCCGGCTTCCAGGCTGGTATCGCCTATACGCCCGAACTGGATGAAGGCCAGAACGTTGTTACATCCGAAACAACCACAGCGACCAATTTCTATGAAGACTGGATCGAAGTTGCTGCCAACTACACCTACGACTTCGGTAACTGGGGCCTGAAGATCGGCGGCTCTGTTGCTACGGCTGATGCCAAGGACGGCTCTGGAATCGAAGACTTCACAGCCTGGGGCCTGGGTGCACAGGTCAGCTTGGGTGGCTTCACAGTCGGCGGCGGTTATGTTGACAACGACGAGTTCAACGTAGCAGACGGTGCCGATGATGACGCCAACGGCTGGAACCTGGGTCTGACCTACGAAACCGGTCCTCTGGCCGTCGGCGTCAGCTGGCTGTCTGCGGATGAAGGCGCCAACATCTTTGGCGACACCATGGAGGACTATGATGCCTTCGGCGCCGGCATGACCTATGCCGTTGCTCCCGGTCTGGTTGCCCAGGCAGATCTGATGTTCGTCAATGCCGATGACGTGACCCGTGCCGGCGCTGGGACAACAGATGACGAAGACGGTTGGGTATTCATGCTGGGTACCCGCATGACCTTCTGA
- the hemJ gene encoding protoporphyrinogen oxidase HemJ, protein MDLYSWIRALHVIAVISWMAGLLYLPRLFVYHAGARPGGEAAEAFGIMERRLLRIIMNPAMIVTWILGLSMILLQPEWLHQGWFHAKLFLVVVMSALHMAFASWRRAFAENRNIHSVRFYRIVNEVPAVLMVLIVFLVVLKPF, encoded by the coding sequence ATGGATCTGTATTCCTGGATCAGGGCCCTGCATGTCATTGCTGTCATATCCTGGATGGCGGGCCTTCTGTATCTGCCACGGCTTTTTGTCTATCATGCTGGCGCAAGGCCGGGGGGAGAGGCTGCAGAAGCCTTCGGGATCATGGAACGCCGCTTGCTGCGGATTATCATGAATCCGGCCATGATCGTCACCTGGATCCTGGGCCTGTCCATGATCCTGCTCCAGCCGGAGTGGCTGCACCAGGGGTGGTTTCATGCCAAACTGTTTCTGGTGGTCGTGATGAGTGCCCTGCATATGGCTTTTGCTTCCTGGCGACGGGCTTTTGCCGAAAACCGGAATATCCACAGCGTGCGTTTCTACAGGATTGTCAATGAAGTTCCGGCAGTCCTGATGGTCCTGATCGTTTTCCTGGTTGTCCTGAAGCCTTTCTGA
- a CDS encoding histidine phosphatase family protein, whose product MTGSFWFVRHGESEANRDGIRSGQMDTPLTDLGRRQALDLVPALAPLDPAPQRLVTSTLSRARETAQIINRHLDLPVSEEAGLCEQHYGECQGQKIKTVIARHGPDWVLQPPGGETFEDFGLRIVRTLETILFADAALPLIVGHGGMINVLRHRFGLPYEKVTNCAVFFFKAQETGDAISWKIREQHPDQSVIDPGGPV is encoded by the coding sequence ATGACCGGATCCTTCTGGTTCGTGCGGCACGGGGAAAGCGAGGCCAACAGGGACGGGATCCGCTCTGGCCAGATGGATACGCCGCTGACAGACTTGGGCCGGAGACAGGCTCTGGATCTTGTTCCTGCCCTTGCGCCTCTCGACCCGGCGCCGCAGCGACTGGTTACCAGTACCCTCTCCCGCGCCCGGGAGACGGCACAGATTATCAACCGGCATCTGGACCTGCCGGTTTCAGAAGAAGCCGGCCTGTGCGAACAGCATTACGGGGAATGCCAGGGGCAGAAAATCAAGACTGTAATTGCCCGTCACGGTCCGGACTGGGTCCTGCAGCCACCAGGCGGCGAGACATTTGAGGATTTCGGCCTGCGGATTGTCAGAACGCTGGAGACCATTCTTTTTGCTGATGCCGCGTTACCCCTGATTGTGGGGCACGGCGGCATGATCAATGTCCTGCGGCACCGCTTTGGCCTACCCTATGAGAAGGTGACAAACTGCGCCGTGTTTTTCTTCAAGGCACAGGAAACAGGCGACGCCATTTCCTGGAAAATCAGGGAGCAGCATCCGGATCAGAGCGTTATTGATCCAGGCGGTCCGGTTTAA
- the hemH gene encoding ferrochelatase produces the protein MTRTAVVLFNLGGPDRPESVRPFLFNLFHDPFILRVPGLLRLFLAWLISRRRTPEALKIYARLGGKSPLLENTQAQARVLEQVLNDREKTARVFIAMRYWHPLTDETVRAVQDFGPDRIVLLPLYPQWSTTTTASSFRIWKEAARKAGLSARTTLVCCWPMDQGFVSANADLVRTALEKTGKRSRVLFSAHGLPEKVVRDGDPYQWQCEQTTRTIVDRLGIPDLDYVSCYQSRVGPLKWIGPSTEDEIRRAGRDRVPVVVCPLSFVSEHSETLVEIGEDFRRLAADCGVPAFEAVPAAGTHPDFIRGLADLVEKAAGSGQDILSPRGDERLCPAEYCGCVWGRR, from the coding sequence ATGACCAGAACAGCCGTGGTTCTTTTCAATCTGGGGGGACCAGATCGTCCGGAATCCGTCCGCCCTTTCCTGTTCAACCTGTTCCATGATCCGTTCATCCTGCGCGTTCCGGGACTGCTGCGCCTGTTCTTGGCCTGGCTGATTTCCCGCCGCAGAACACCGGAAGCCCTGAAAATCTACGCCCGGCTGGGGGGGAAATCTCCTCTTCTGGAAAACACGCAGGCCCAGGCAAGGGTGCTGGAACAGGTTCTTAACGACAGGGAAAAGACCGCCCGGGTGTTCATCGCCATGCGCTACTGGCATCCCCTGACCGATGAGACAGTCCGGGCCGTACAGGATTTCGGACCGGACCGGATTGTCCTGCTGCCCCTGTATCCCCAGTGGTCCACCACCACCACGGCATCGTCTTTCCGCATATGGAAAGAAGCTGCACGAAAAGCCGGACTGTCAGCCCGGACCACGCTGGTGTGCTGCTGGCCCATGGACCAGGGGTTTGTCAGCGCCAATGCGGATCTGGTGCGTACGGCCCTGGAGAAGACCGGAAAACGGTCCCGTGTGCTGTTCTCGGCCCACGGCCTGCCGGAAAAAGTGGTGCGCGACGGGGATCCCTACCAGTGGCAATGTGAACAGACGACCCGGACCATTGTGGACAGGCTCGGAATTCCGGACCTGGATTATGTGTCCTGCTACCAGAGCCGCGTGGGGCCGCTGAAGTGGATTGGCCCTTCCACGGAAGACGAAATCCGGCGGGCGGGACGGGACAGGGTGCCCGTCGTCGTCTGTCCTCTGTCCTTTGTGTCAGAGCATTCGGAAACCTTGGTAGAAATCGGCGAGGATTTCCGCCGCCTGGCTGCAGACTGCGGCGTTCCTGCGTTCGAGGCTGTCCCCGCCGCGGGCACACACCCTGATTTCATCCGGGGTCTTGCCGACCTCGTGGAAAAGGCGGCTGGAAGCGGGCAGGACATCCTTTCTCCCCGGGGGGATGAGCGCCTCTGCCCGGCGGAATACTGTGGCTGTGTATGGGGCAGGAGATGA
- the hemE gene encoding uroporphyrinogen decarboxylase, with amino-acid sequence MKPLLSVLGGETLSVPPVWLMRQAGRYLPEYRKIRARAGGFLNLCFNPQMAAEVTLQPVRRFGLDAAILFSDILVVPYALGQDLKFEEGEGPRLDPVRSVRALDRLSLDRIQDKLSPVYETVRLVKTGLSQDAALIGFAGAPWTVATYMVEGQGSRDFAEAKGWAWRDPAGFSRLLDLLVQATADYLCAQVDAGAEVLQIFDTWAGALPEDLFDRCVIEPTRALVQKVRQRHPHIPVIGFPKGAGVQAMRYAEQTGVTALGLDPAVPLSWARDTLQKRWPVQGNLDPVLLLTGGEAMDRGVDHILDTLGHGPFVFNLGHGILPPTPPEHVERLVRRVRARAGSS; translated from the coding sequence ATGAAACCCCTTCTGTCTGTTCTGGGTGGTGAAACCCTTTCTGTTCCTCCTGTCTGGCTGATGCGCCAGGCAGGACGGTATCTTCCCGAATACCGGAAGATCCGTGCCAGGGCAGGCGGATTTCTGAACCTGTGCTTCAATCCGCAGATGGCGGCCGAGGTGACCCTTCAGCCCGTCCGGCGGTTCGGGCTGGATGCGGCCATCCTGTTTTCGGATATCCTGGTGGTTCCGTACGCGCTGGGGCAGGACCTGAAATTCGAGGAAGGCGAGGGACCGAGGCTCGATCCGGTCCGCTCTGTCCGGGCTCTGGACAGGTTATCCCTGGACAGGATTCAGGACAAGCTGTCGCCAGTGTATGAGACAGTCCGTCTGGTGAAAACCGGACTGTCGCAGGACGCAGCCCTGATCGGTTTTGCCGGGGCGCCGTGGACCGTAGCGACCTATATGGTGGAGGGACAGGGCAGCCGGGACTTTGCGGAGGCCAAAGGCTGGGCCTGGCGGGATCCGGCAGGGTTCAGCCGTCTGCTGGACCTTCTGGTGCAGGCTACGGCGGACTATCTGTGCGCCCAGGTGGACGCGGGCGCTGAAGTCCTCCAGATTTTCGATACCTGGGCTGGCGCGCTGCCCGAAGACCTGTTCGACCGGTGCGTGATTGAACCAACCCGGGCCCTTGTGCAGAAGGTCCGTCAGCGTCATCCCCACATTCCTGTGATCGGCTTTCCCAAAGGCGCGGGAGTCCAGGCCATGCGGTATGCGGAGCAGACCGGTGTGACGGCTCTGGGTCTGGATCCGGCTGTCCCCCTGTCCTGGGCCCGGGATACCCTGCAGAAGCGCTGGCCGGTCCAGGGCAATCTGGATCCGGTCCTGTTGCTGACCGGGGGCGAGGCCATGGACAGGGGTGTGGACCACATCCTGGACACGCTGGGCCACGGCCCCTTTGTGTTCAATCTGGGTCACGGGATCCTGCCCCCCACACCGCCAGAGCATGTGGAGCGTCTGGTCAGGCGGGTCCGGGCAAGAGCAGGAAGCTCATGA
- the bcp gene encoding thioredoxin-dependent thiol peroxidase, protein MSVDVGSAAPDFTLPADDGTTISLSSLKGNAVVLYFYPKDDTPGCTAEACAFRDSFPDFSGADAKILGISKDSPASHKKFREKYGLNFPLLSDEKSDACERYGAWKEKSMYGKKYMGIDRSTFLIDRTGKIHRVWKNVKVDDHAAEVLEAVRGLKRL, encoded by the coding sequence ATGTCTGTGGATGTGGGTAGTGCGGCACCGGATTTCACCCTTCCTGCCGATGACGGGACCACCATATCACTGTCTTCCCTGAAGGGAAACGCGGTTGTCCTGTACTTCTATCCGAAGGATGACACGCCCGGCTGCACGGCCGAAGCCTGCGCCTTTCGCGACAGCTTTCCGGATTTCTCCGGCGCGGATGCAAAAATCCTGGGCATCTCGAAAGACAGTCCCGCATCCCACAAAAAATTCAGGGAGAAGTATGGCCTGAATTTTCCCCTGCTGTCCGATGAAAAATCAGATGCGTGCGAACGCTATGGCGCCTGGAAGGAAAAAAGCATGTACGGCAAAAAGTACATGGGCATCGACCGCTCCACCTTCCTGATCGACAGGACCGGAAAGATCCACCGCGTGTGGAAAAATGTGAAGGTCGATGATCACGCCGCCGAGGTGCTGGAGGCTGTCAGAGGGCTGAAAAGGCTTTGA
- a CDS encoding DUF3971 domain-containing protein, which yields MIRTSRLFLRMTAGAFTVLGILVALLAGRLSQGPISMEFLATPMEQALNRPDAPFRMEFGKTFLAWDEVSRSLEVRVQDFRTRKPDGSVLATIPALGIRFSVPALMQGQYVPQSINLIGPRLALVRTEEGQFRLDLPSGENAAAPEGRAAMEVLLNFLSPERNASAPVHMLKEVRVTRATVVVDDRALGLTWKTDEVSLWIDRTEKGLKGRGRVRLRLPGQDTLLNASFVQEPDTGVVAVTARFRGLNAASLGRLSDSMAPLQTLNMPLDGSLTLTLSPQMTLDSATLQVDGRNGILQAHREAAPVPVEYALLEVRAAQAGEVSIDRFLLDMGSSALQVRGEATRTGTAWRAGLDVSLTGLPVKNLDSVWPVDVAPNPRRWVVENLVAGEVQKAWAAAKISFAPADMAATTLNSLTGEIRFSDVTARYFGKLPPAADLSGTAQFDASTFRVTVAGGRLEGMRIGPSSIRITGLDAKDQDIRIEAPARGPLGEALRILDFEPLGYATKFGISPAAAGGTADIVTTFSFPLLADLDMDQVGIKVTADVRNGSLAKAVNGWDLTGARMDLAVDATRMTVSGTAALAGVPLQAEWTEDFRDGAPWQTALKASARLSERDRKNLGVDFMPYIAGTVPVRAEYRKKDRTSPAVMDIRADLEDTPVRIPFLGFSGRGGAGAKATAGLVFHSKGLSSVRDIDITLAGIRARGSAEFDDSGRLGRLVLGDIRGPGTAMSFRMDRKGQDGFSVKATGSRLNLGPFMEDRKSTPEEKDGDEETPSIPLDVTLSLDEITLGKGRRMTQISGSGSRNGNGWQTMELNAWTGDRKPLIVRYEPRGDVQELEVETSDAGTVLAVAGVSDSISGGVMSVTGRSRPGDVTDTVRGSVEITGFDVRDAPGLARLLNALSFRGLGELLSGGGTLRFDRLASDFRWDDTGITLASGKAAGSAIGLTFDGRVDLDAEMIDLQGTIVPVYGINQFLGAIPILGTLLTGGEGQGLFAATYTIQGPLDDPDVSVNPLSALAPGFLRNIFFMDIPAKVDSP from the coding sequence ATGATACGCACCAGCCGCCTTTTTCTGCGCATGACCGCGGGGGCATTTACCGTTCTGGGGATTCTTGTGGCCCTGCTGGCTGGCAGGCTGTCCCAAGGGCCTATTTCCATGGAATTCCTGGCGACCCCGATGGAGCAGGCCCTCAACCGGCCGGACGCCCCCTTCCGGATGGAATTCGGAAAAACATTCCTGGCCTGGGATGAGGTCAGCCGTTCCCTGGAAGTCCGCGTCCAGGATTTCCGGACCCGGAAGCCGGACGGTTCTGTCCTGGCCACGATCCCGGCCCTGGGGATCCGGTTTTCAGTCCCGGCCCTGATGCAGGGTCAGTATGTGCCCCAATCCATCAACCTGATCGGCCCCCGCCTTGCCCTTGTGCGCACGGAAGAAGGACAGTTCCGCCTCGATCTGCCATCCGGCGAGAATGCTGCGGCCCCCGAGGGCCGGGCTGCCATGGAGGTTCTTCTGAATTTCCTGTCGCCGGAGCGGAATGCATCGGCCCCTGTCCATATGCTGAAAGAGGTCCGGGTCACGCGGGCCACGGTTGTTGTTGATGACCGCGCGCTGGGCCTGACCTGGAAAACGGACGAGGTCAGCCTGTGGATCGACCGGACAGAAAAAGGCCTGAAGGGCCGGGGCCGGGTGCGCCTGAGGCTTCCGGGTCAGGATACCCTTCTCAACGCGTCCTTTGTCCAGGAGCCGGACACCGGGGTCGTCGCGGTCACGGCCCGTTTCCGGGGCCTGAATGCTGCCAGCCTGGGCCGGCTTTCGGACAGCATGGCTCCCCTGCAGACCCTGAACATGCCTCTGGATGGTTCCCTGACCCTGACCCTGTCACCCCAGATGACCCTGGACAGTGCGACCCTGCAGGTGGATGGACGAAACGGCATCCTGCAGGCCCACAGGGAAGCAGCCCCTGTCCCTGTGGAGTACGCCCTGCTGGAAGTCAGGGCCGCCCAGGCCGGAGAGGTTTCCATCGACAGGTTCCTGCTGGACATGGGATCCTCTGCCCTCCAGGTCCGGGGGGAAGCCACCCGGACAGGGACAGCCTGGCGCGCAGGTCTGGATGTATCCCTCACAGGACTGCCTGTAAAAAACCTGGATTCTGTCTGGCCGGTGGATGTGGCGCCCAATCCCCGCCGGTGGGTGGTGGAAAATCTTGTGGCCGGGGAGGTCCAGAAAGCCTGGGCGGCGGCGAAGATCAGCTTTGCTCCTGCAGACATGGCGGCCACAACCCTTAACTCCCTGACCGGGGAAATCCGCTTTTCGGATGTGACTGCGCGCTATTTCGGAAAACTTCCCCCCGCTGCGGACCTGTCCGGAACGGCACAGTTTGATGCCTCCACATTCAGGGTCACTGTGGCCGGGGGTCGTCTGGAAGGGATGAGGATTGGCCCTTCATCCATCAGGATTACGGGGCTGGACGCAAAAGACCAGGATATCAGGATTGAGGCTCCGGCCCGCGGTCCGCTGGGGGAAGCGCTGCGCATCCTGGATTTCGAGCCTCTGGGATACGCCACGAAATTCGGGATTTCTCCCGCCGCGGCAGGCGGAACGGCGGATATTGTCACCACGTTTTCCTTTCCGCTGCTGGCCGATCTGGACATGGACCAGGTGGGGATAAAGGTGACGGCGGATGTCCGCAATGGAAGTCTGGCGAAGGCGGTAAACGGATGGGACCTGACAGGGGCCCGGATGGACCTGGCGGTGGACGCCACCCGCATGACGGTTTCCGGAACCGCGGCCTTGGCCGGCGTTCCGCTCCAGGCAGAATGGACCGAGGATTTCCGGGACGGAGCTCCCTGGCAGACGGCCCTGAAAGCCTCGGCCCGGCTTTCCGAACGGGACAGGAAAAACCTGGGCGTGGATTTCATGCCGTATATTGCCGGAACGGTTCCGGTCAGGGCCGAGTACCGGAAAAAGGACAGGACCTCGCCCGCTGTCATGGACATCCGGGCGGATCTGGAGGATACGCCGGTGCGGATCCCCTTCCTGGGTTTTTCCGGCCGGGGCGGTGCCGGTGCAAAGGCCACAGCGGGCCTTGTATTCCACAGCAAAGGCCTGTCATCAGTCCGCGACATTGACATCACGCTGGCCGGAATCCGGGCCCGGGGTTCAGCGGAATTTGATGACAGCGGACGGCTGGGCAGGCTGGTCCTGGGCGACATCCGGGGACCGGGCACGGCCATGTCCTTTCGCATGGACCGGAAAGGCCAGGACGGATTTTCTGTAAAGGCCACGGGAAGCCGCCTGAACCTGGGCCCGTTCATGGAAGACCGGAAAAGTACACCGGAAGAAAAAGACGGGGATGAGGAAACGCCTTCTATCCCTCTCGATGTGACTTTGTCCCTGGACGAGATTACCCTTGGCAAGGGGCGCCGGATGACCCAGATCAGCGGTTCCGGATCCCGGAACGGCAATGGGTGGCAGACCATGGAGCTGAACGCCTGGACCGGGGACAGGAAGCCCCTGATTGTCCGCTATGAACCCCGGGGCGATGTGCAGGAGCTGGAGGTGGAAACCTCGGACGCCGGAACAGTCCTGGCCGTTGCGGGAGTTTCGGACAGCATCTCGGGCGGGGTCATGTCGGTCACCGGCCGCAGCCGGCCCGGGGATGTCACCGATACAGTCCGGGGCAGCGTGGAGATCACCGGTTTTGACGTGCGGGATGCTCCCGGCCTGGCAAGGCTTCTGAATGCCTTGTCCTTCCGGGGTCTGGGCGAACTTCTGTCAGGGGGCGGGACACTCCGTTTCGATCGTCTTGCGTCAGATTTCCGCTGGGATGACACCGGCATTACGCTGGCGTCCGGAAAGGCCGCCGGCAGCGCCATCGGCCTGACCTTTGACGGCCGGGTGGATCTTGATGCAGAGATGATAGACCTTCAGGGGACTATTGTTCCTGTCTATGGAATCAACCAGTTTCTGGGGGCTATTCCCATTCTGGGAACCCTTCTGACAGGCGGTGAGGGACAGGGCCTTTTTGCCGCCACCTATACCATCCAGGGGCCTCTGGATGATCCGGATGTTTCCGTCAACCCGCTGTCGGCCCTGGCGCCGGGGTTCCTGCGCAATATCTTCTTTATGGATATCCCGGCAAAGGTGGATTCTCCATAG
- a CDS encoding flavin reductase family protein, translated as MSSADSLHTADPSDPLSFRRVMGCFATGVAVVSTLSPEGLPAGITINSFTSVSLDPPLVLFCLDRTTRLLDSFSRCRAFAITFLRESQQDLSTHFARPDPPWTGIRYRTTPLGSPVPEGGLAHMECTPHAVYDGGDHIILTGRVTSLAHSDAGKPLLYFRSRYCAVSGN; from the coding sequence ATGTCCTCCGCCGATTCCCTGCATACTGCCGACCCGTCAGACCCGCTGTCCTTCCGCAGGGTCATGGGCTGTTTCGCCACAGGGGTAGCCGTGGTCTCGACCCTGTCACCGGAAGGACTGCCAGCAGGCATTACCATCAATTCCTTTACGTCGGTGTCCCTGGATCCGCCCCTGGTCCTGTTCTGCCTGGACCGCACCACCCGGCTTCTGGACAGTTTCAGCCGGTGCAGGGCTTTTGCCATTACCTTCCTGCGGGAGTCACAGCAGGATCTGTCTACACATTTTGCCCGGCCGGACCCTCCCTGGACCGGGATCCGCTACCGGACTACCCCGCTGGGAAGCCCTGTCCCGGAAGGTGGACTGGCCCACATGGAATGCACCCCCCATGCCGTATATGACGGCGGCGACCATATTATCCTGACAGGGCGGGTCACCAGCCTTGCCCACAGCGATGCAGGAAAGCCGCTGCTGTATTTTCGCAGCCGGTATTGCGCGGTCAGCGGAAACTGA
- a CDS encoding arginyltransferase, with protein MTAEAPQKPQFWRSGPMVCPYLPDREERRLVTFLVPETARNMFDTLSRAGFRRSHHMMYRPVCPACSACIPVRIPVDGFVAGRSWRRVLKRNASLQVLDNPPVPTDEQYALFIRYQAARHRDSGMAGMTRTDYDQMLTPGPVRTRILEARDAEGILRGVMVFDCLQDGFSAVYSFFDPDLARRSPGTFLILSLVLKARAENLPCVYLGYQVDGSPGMDYKSRFRPLEKLGFQGWEPF; from the coding sequence ATGACCGCTGAGGCTCCGCAAAAACCGCAGTTCTGGCGCTCCGGCCCCATGGTCTGCCCCTATCTGCCGGACCGGGAGGAACGCCGTCTGGTGACATTCCTTGTGCCGGAGACGGCCAGGAACATGTTCGATACCCTGTCCCGGGCGGGCTTCCGGCGCAGCCACCACATGATGTACCGACCTGTCTGCCCGGCCTGCAGCGCCTGTATCCCCGTGCGCATTCCGGTAGACGGTTTTGTGGCGGGCCGGTCGTGGCGGCGGGTCCTGAAGCGCAATGCGTCCCTGCAGGTTCTGGACAACCCGCCCGTCCCGACGGACGAACAGTACGCCCTGTTCATCCGCTATCAGGCAGCCCGCCACAGGGACAGCGGCATGGCCGGCATGACCCGGACAGACTATGACCAGATGCTCACCCCGGGTCCCGTCCGGACCCGGATCCTGGAAGCCCGGGATGCAGAAGGCATCCTGCGGGGCGTCATGGTTTTCGATTGCCTGCAGGACGGATTTTCAGCCGTCTACAGCTTTTTCGATCCGGACCTGGCGCGCCGCAGCCCGGGGACCTTCCTGATTCTGTCGCTGGTCCTGAAGGCCCGGGCGGAAAACCTGCCTTGTGTTTATCTGGGGTATCAGGTCGACGGTTCCCCGGGCATGGACTACAAAAGCCGCTTCCGGCCCCTGGAAAAACTTGGATTTCAGGGGTGGGAACCTTTTTAG
- a CDS encoding LysR family transcriptional regulator, protein MTVFEGWDDILAVEACGGVGKAAQSLGISQSAMTRRLQGLEESLGVRILEKKGRTVSFTPAGEALLRHARAARGSWMAVRDQIRDMGSQLSAPRRVVVTPGAVHDLNVHILPGLPDRPHWFQVMTPARCWQSVAEGSADEAWALIPEEYMQELSRLYGQCTHHIQGRDQLSPFSIADAGTPRFSLGHGRGKAPPLVLYTPGTLTGEAIRKKLKDSRLDMTGKIRAEVSASDLVLGLVAAGQGVGWIPERHVTASAHARTCVKTGRQDWRIPLCLVRTVRFPASSPPSGPHR, encoded by the coding sequence ATGACTGTCTTTGAGGGGTGGGACGACATTCTGGCCGTTGAGGCCTGCGGCGGGGTGGGAAAGGCAGCGCAGAGCCTGGGAATCAGCCAGTCCGCCATGACCCGCCGCCTGCAGGGACTGGAAGAATCCCTGGGGGTGCGGATCCTGGAGAAAAAGGGGCGCACTGTTTCGTTCACACCCGCGGGTGAAGCGCTGCTGCGCCACGCGCGGGCGGCCCGGGGCAGCTGGATGGCTGTCCGGGACCAGATCCGCGACATGGGGTCACAGCTGTCGGCCCCGCGCAGGGTTGTGGTCACGCCCGGCGCCGTCCACGATCTGAACGTGCACATCCTGCCCGGCCTGCCCGACCGGCCCCACTGGTTCCAGGTCATGACGCCGGCCCGCTGCTGGCAGAGCGTGGCCGAGGGCAGTGCGGACGAAGCCTGGGCCCTGATCCCGGAAGAGTATATGCAGGAACTGTCCCGGCTGTATGGCCAGTGCACTCACCACATCCAGGGCCGGGACCAGCTCAGCCCGTTCAGCATTGCTGATGCCGGTACGCCGCGGTTTTCCCTGGGGCATGGGCGCGGCAAGGCCCCTCCTCTTGTCCTCTACACACCCGGCACCCTGACGGGAGAGGCGATCAGGAAAAAACTGAAAGACAGCCGGCTGGACATGACCGGAAAGATCCGGGCCGAGGTGTCTGCCTCGGACCTGGTGCTGGGACTGGTGGCTGCAGGACAGGGTGTGGGCTGGATCCCTGAGCGTCATGTGACGGCTTCTGCCCATGCCCGGACCTGTGTGAAAACGGGCCGGCAGGATTGGCGGATTCCGTTGTGTCTCGTCAGGACAGTGCGGTTTCCAGCCTCTTCACCGCCCAGCGGGCCGCATCGCTGA